Part of the Cupriavidus basilensis genome is shown below.
TGGCACCCATGTCGCCGGCATCATCAGCGCGGCGCAGAACGGGAAAGGTGTGATTGGCATTGCGCCGCGCGCCACCCTGGGCGGCGCGCGTTTCATCGGCACCGCGAATGCCAGTATCTTGCAGGCCTACGGCGGCGCCGACTGGTCCAGGAATGCCCACATCATCAATGCATCGTACGGAGGCAATCCCGAGGTGCCGGACGAGTACGACACCGAATCCGGGAGCAGCTCCGTCATCAGGGCCTTTCCGAACCTGAGAAGCGGCAGGGGCCTGGTCATGGTGAAGGCCTCAGGCAATGAGTACAACAACACCGGCGGCGACAACCCCAGGTTTTGCCCGGATATCGATGGGATAAGCGGCGTCATCAGTTGCGAGAATCCCGCGAACGACACAGAGGCGCTGGAGCCGGGCGTCATCCTGGTCGGCGCGGCCAACGCCAAGGGCATCAAGTCAAGCTACTCCAACGCCGGGGCGGTCAACTGGATCACCGGGCTTGGCGGTGAATTCGGAAACGGGGGGCAATACGGGGAGCTCGGCTCCGGCCCGATGATCTTCTCGACCGACCTGACCTCTTGCGCGAGAGGCTATAGCCGCAACTTCCTGGAACTCACCAACGCATTCAGCATTGGCGGAAGCGCAACCAACAAGAAAGATAACCCGCACTGCGACTATGCCAGCATGAATGGCACCTCGGCCGCCACCCCGACCATTTCAGGGGTGGTTTCACTGATGCTGGCGGCAAATCCAAACCTGACGTGGCGGGACGTGCGCGAGATTCTTCGCGTCACCGCCAGGAGAATCGATCCGGACTATGGCTCGCGCAACAACCGGAATCTCCGGCTTGACCTGAAGCAGGGGACATTCACCGCCAGCGAAGATGCCAGCCTCGTCGATGGCAGCCAAACGGCACGGCTGGACCTGGGCTGGCAAAAGAATGCCGCGGGCAACTATTACTCGAACTGGTACGGATTCGGCCTGGCGGACGCCGCGGCCGCAGTCAGGCTGGCGAAGGCATATAGTGCCTACAAGCCGACAACCCTGGCCATTGGCGACTTCACCAAGGCGTTCGCCGATAGCGCTCAGCTCAAGTACGGCTCGGTCCAGAAACTGGGGCAGTTCACGGTCGGCGGCAATGACAAGGTGGATGCCCTGCAACTGAGACTGAGCGGCTCCATCTGCGTCGGCAGCGTTGGCGTCTTTGTCAAATCGCCCTCCGGGACCATTTCCGCTCTCGCTGTTCCATACAACAGCTACTACAGCACGGGCGTTCCGGAAGTGAAAAGCTACGGGCTAGGCAGCTATGCATTCCACGGCGAGAACGCCGCCGGGAATTGGGAGGTGTATGCGGTCAGCGCGATGCCGGCCACCGCTGCGCCGGGCACGTGCAGCAGTTTCCAGCCGCAAGCCGATGGCGTCAGCGTCAAGCTCAGCAAGCCCTTGGCTGTTGAATACCGTGTGATTGCCGCGAAATAACGGGGCGAGGAGAATGATGATGAAAATGAATTTGTCCTTCAGGGTCTTGCTGTGCGGCGTCGCGGCGCTGGCCCCCACGCTGTGCTACGCAGGCGCATCGACTTATGAGGCTGGGCAACAGCTGTCGC
Proteins encoded:
- a CDS encoding S8 family serine peptidase — protein: MHAAGIKGQGVNVLVLDDGVDIHNEDLAANVNKSMTYNFDDGTNNPTPADIPNNIAQAHGTHVAGIISAAQNGKGVIGIAPRATLGGARFIGTANASILQAYGGADWSRNAHIINASYGGNPEVPDEYDTESGSSSVIRAFPNLRSGRGLVMVKASGNEYNNTGGDNPRFCPDIDGISGVISCENPANDTEALEPGVILVGAANAKGIKSSYSNAGAVNWITGLGGEFGNGGQYGELGSGPMIFSTDLTSCARGYSRNFLELTNAFSIGGSATNKKDNPHCDYASMNGTSAATPTISGVVSLMLAANPNLTWRDVREILRVTARRIDPDYGSRNNRNLRLDLKQGTFTASEDASLVDGSQTARLDLGWQKNAAGNYYSNWYGFGLADAAAAVRLAKAYSAYKPTTLAIGDFTKAFADSAQLKYGSVQKLGQFTVGGNDKVDALQLRLSGSICVGSVGVFVKSPSGTISALAVPYNSYYSTGVPEVKSYGLGSYAFHGENAAGNWEVYAVSAMPATAAPGTCSSFQPQADGVSVKLSKPLAVEYRVIAAK